Part of the uncultured Campylobacter sp. genome is shown below.
CGAATTTCGCTTCCTCATATGAACCGTGAAGTGCTCCGACGCGTCCTTAAAGCCGCACTTTTGCAGGAATTCTCCGGCGCCCTCAGCCTTATGTAGAGGGGTCACGACAAAGGTGGTGGTGTGCGCAAAGCGCTTATTAAAGGCATCCACGAGCGCCGTGCCGATACCGCGCCTTTGATAATCCTTATGAACTATCACGCAGTAAAGATAGCTTGTAGCGAAGTTGTCGCGGTCGCAAAACGCCTCCAACACCCCCACGGTCTTGCCCTGCGTTTTGGCGATCGCCACGTAATCATAGGTGCGCCACACCCTGTATGTCTCGTGCGGCGGCACGGAGGCTGCGTTTTGCTCCGTATCCCAGCCGATCGATACCATTATCTCATCCAGATCGCTAGGCTTAAAATCGGCGGAATTTTCTAAAATTTCAAACTCCATCTTCGCTCCTTAATTGAAGTAGCTTTTCAAATCGCAAGTATATCGCCGTAGCTTTAAAACGGCATTAAATATCAATTAGCGGCTCTTTCGGCGAGGTTTAAATTTTAAAATTTAAAGGCGAGGTAGGGCGCGGTGCGTAAATTTAGACCCAAATTTAAAATTCTAACTATTTACCGCAATTTGATATAAACTCGGCAAAATTTTCCCAAGGATCCCCGATGCAAACGCTTGATTTTCACGTCCATCTGTTAAGCAAGGAGGTGCGCTTCGATCGCCCTTACGACAGGCTCGCGCTGCGCCTTTTCGGCAGGCGCTTCGGCATAGACGTATCGCGCGCGATCAAAGAGCCCTATGAAGCCTATGTGGACGCTCTGCTAGGCGGGCTTAGAGCTTCAAAATACGTTAAAAAGGCGGTGCTATTCGGCGTGGATGCTAAATTTAGCGACGCGGGCGAGCTAATCCATCGCGATAAGACCGTCTGCGCGGACAATGACAGCGTGTTTGAAATTTATCAAAAAAACCCTGATCTCATCGTGCCGTTTTTTAGCATCAATCCAAAGCGAGCGGACGCGCTAGATGAGATCGATCGCTGCTTTGAGCTCGGATTTAAGGGGGCGAAATTTTTACAAAACTATTGGGATCTAGATACGAGGCTGCCTCGCTACGTGCCGTATTTTGAAAAGCTCGCCAAGCTCGGCTTGCCGCTAGTGATCCACGTCGGCAACGAAAGCTCGGTGCCGAGCACTCGCCGCTGCGAGGCGCTGGAGATGATTTATGCGCCGCTTGAGCTGGGCGTTACGACGGTGTGCGCGCACATGGCGATTAACTACGAGTATTCGCATATTTTTCGTGCGCTCTCGCGCCGCCCGCGAAATTTCGGGCACGATTATTTTGCGCTTTTGGCGCTTCTGCGCACGCATAAAAACCTCTACGCCGATGTTTCCGCGCTGATGACGCCGGTGCGCGCCAAGGCTCTGCCGCATCTGGCGAGCCAAACGGACGTGCACCCGCGCCTGCTTTACGCTTCGGACTTTCCGGTGCCGTATTCCGCGATATACAACACCTACGATCTGCGCCTGTCGCAGCGTATCGCGCTGCATAAAGAGCCCAACCCTTTCGATCGCAACGCGCGCGGGCTGCTCGCGTATTTCGGCGAGGATAGCGAGCTGTGGAGCAACTACAAAAAAATTCTGCCCTTTGCGTAGACGGCGAAATTCGATGAAATTTAGGAAGCGGGCGTGAATTTTATAAAATATTTTTTCTCGGAAATTTTTAGGTTATTTAAGCTTCTCGTAGGCACTGCGCTTGTGCTAGCTGCGGGGTTTTTAATCTACAAACTATTCTTTTCGGAGCCCGGTTTGGCGGAAAATTACGAACGGAACCGCGTTCAAATTTTAGCCCTGCGCGATTTTGCGCGCGAGATAAAACCTGAAAGAGTTTCTTTTGACGTCCGTTTTGACGGCGACGAGGTTTCAAGCATGAGAGCCGTGAATAAAGACAAAAACCAAAGTGCGAGTTTTTATAGTATAGACGAAAAGACGAACGAGCGCGCTGTTTTAAAAATCCTAGGCTGGGATTTTGGGACTTTTAATGAACTCAGAGCCAAAGCAAAAAGCGCAAATACCCAGGGCGTAAGCATCTGGGAAGGCGAGGGCAAAACCGCTATTTATTACAAAGACGGGTTTGTGTCGGAATTTTATGAAATTTTCGAGAGTCCTGCGAGCGAGGCGGTGAAAAAAGACTACGAGATCGGCTGCGACGATAGATTTGCCGCAGACGGCGTGGTGATGGCGCGCGACGGAGGCGCTACTACGGGCTTTATATGCGTGGATCGTGATGGCTACGGTATTAAACGCAGGTAAATTTTACAGCGGTTTTGCATGAAATTTTAGCGGGAATTTTTGTAGAAATTTTTACCGTTGCTGCAGAGATTTTGCAAAAATTTCTTGCTGTTATTGCGAATATTTTAGGGTTGTTAAGAATACTTTACAGCACCTGTTTTGTCGCGCCTGTCGCTTGACAGCCGCCCCGCTAAATTTTAAATTTCCCCGAATTTTAAGAATTTATAAGGCTTAAAAGCGCCTTTGAAATTCTTGCGATCTCATCTTGCATATGCCCGCCCGAATTTTGCTCAAACTCCGCTTTCGCGCCCGCACCGCGGCATTTTGCGATAAAATTTCGCGCCGTCTCGCCGCAAAGTGCTCCGCGCGGATTTTTCGGGTTCATCTCGACCTCGCCCAAGGATGCGTAGACGTGCGCCAACCCCCTTTGCGGCGAGTGTGCGGCAACGAAGGCATCAAAGCCGCTGAACCAAAACGACGCCGATACGCAGGCGATCTTTTGAAATTTATCGCTCGCAAACGCCGCATACGCGCTAAAAAGCCCCGCCAGC
Proteins encoded:
- a CDS encoding amidohydrolase family protein, producing MQTLDFHVHLLSKEVRFDRPYDRLALRLFGRRFGIDVSRAIKEPYEAYVDALLGGLRASKYVKKAVLFGVDAKFSDAGELIHRDKTVCADNDSVFEIYQKNPDLIVPFFSINPKRADALDEIDRCFELGFKGAKFLQNYWDLDTRLPRYVPYFEKLAKLGLPLVIHVGNESSVPSTRRCEALEMIYAPLELGVTTVCAHMAINYEYSHIFRALSRRPRNFGHDYFALLALLRTHKNLYADVSALMTPVRAKALPHLASQTDVHPRLLYASDFPVPYSAIYNTYDLRLSQRIALHKEPNPFDRNARGLLAYFGEDSELWSNYKKILPFA
- a CDS encoding GNAT family N-acetyltransferase — translated: MEFEILENSADFKPSDLDEIMVSIGWDTEQNAASVPPHETYRVWRTYDYVAIAKTQGKTVGVLEAFCDRDNFATSYLYCVIVHKDYQRRGIGTALVDAFNKRFAHTTTFVVTPLHKAEGAGEFLQKCGFKDASEHFTVHMRKRNSI